From the genome of Papaver somniferum cultivar HN1 unplaced genomic scaffold, ASM357369v1 unplaced-scaffold_21, whole genome shotgun sequence:
gattttttcgtgaaaaacaaaagtttgatattcttgtttgtactcgttgtgtagttctcttaaaaagatttccaacgatataaaatttgtaaaattccaagacgcggatttttagatatgttatattcaagttgtgttgccaattatacccctgatgcataacccgtcatgcggatgcataatccatcttgcagacatttttaataatttcatataattatggatgtcacggaaataattatgggtgtcacggtacctacaACTAATTATGGGCCTAACAATACGAATAGTATTTTTTTGGgcttgcgcctaattttcccatttCGTTTTGCACGCATTATTAATTACCCAATAATAAGAAGCCCAGCCCAATATTTGTTCTTTGTTATTCCGAAAAGAAACACTCTTCGCCAAGACTCGAACACATGATCTTTGGGTGTTAGGCAGGAACGGAATCAGGACACATACACTATGGGGTAAAAAAGATTGCTATGGCATAcgtaattttgtttttttatccATATTTAAGCTACAGTATAAGGTGATATATCTCGCATGGGTATAAAAATTCACCACCTTACCACCATAATACACATTCTGGATAAACCAGTCTTAGCAAATGCATTGACGCCAAGAACCTACAACAACAACATGGCGTGTTAGAATAGCTTGAAGAATTTTTGATTCATTCCCAACTACTGTAATATCCCCTCCATATTTTCAAGCTCTACTTTCAACTGCAAATACAACTAAATGCAATTACATTAAATACCATAGAAAATATGCAGTTGCATTCTCATGAAGTATTATTTTACTTAATAAGAAACTACACTTTCAAAATACCATTATCAttccttaggtttttttttttttttttttttttttaagtgaaaGTTTAACTCACTGACATTCGAGTCTAATGTCTTCTATCAAGTCTACAGACTATAGCATTGAGCTTACATCTGATGGAGTTTAGCAAAGGATAAATTGAGATGGCTGCTTACATCTGATGGAGTTTTTTCTGtcaaaatagtgtgtgaaaagtTAATCAATGCATCTTCAAGTCCAAGTCCTAAACCTTCGAAATCATGGGCCATGTCAACGGTGCCCTTCCCCGCATTGTTACAGTTTTGAAGAACACTAAACCAATGATCAGAGGATATTGCCAGTAGAGATGGATGGTCCTTTTGCAAGATTAGATAAGTGCTTATTGTATTCAGGGAAGACTCTAGATTATAGCTTAAATCTATGATATTTTGAAACATTTGCCTTGAGAAATCATCATTTTGTGTTTAACTAGCTATTTTTATCATGTTTCAATGAAGATAATAGAATAATGATGGTGTCAGGCATGGCATTTACCAGTTCAAAGCAACATAGGGACTTTCTCAGCACATTCCCCAAGATAGGAATTTTATTCTTCTTCCCATTTCTTTAGCTAATTATAGCCATATGATCTATATAGCAGAGGTTGTTAGATCATACACACACTCATTTTAAATTGAAATGGCACCTTCGCTGGTGTACTTTGACAGCTATACAGATTAGAGGCATGCATAAATTGCAGGAAACCAAGAGTGCTGTCCAGTTTCCATACAACAATTTTAGGAGTACTTAAAAAAATTTAAGAGCTGCAGAGTTTCTATTGAGAACCGGATATGTTAAGAATGCTGCATATATAAATTCTACTGAGAAATGGAGATGTTAAGAAAGGTTCAGAGTTTCTTCAAAAAATGTACTAGAGGAACCTTGCCAAACCAAGACAACTGTTATCTACTTGAAACCTTGCACTGAAATTTGATGTGTCACTCCAAGAAATCGGTGGAAGTACTGTCGGCCTTGGTTTAAAAACGAATTCTAAGGTCCTCAGAGAACTACCAGAGTGAAGATTCTCGGGCAGGAAAGGAGGATGAAGGAGCTGTTCGCATACTCTTGTTTTGGTGTTAAATGCCCAAGCATACTTCTCACTACATAGCATAACCACATTTTTGTCAACTGGACTGAAACCATTAACGGCGATATCCTTAATCAAATCTTCCACACCTGATCCATCATCAATCAACTGAGATTCTATTTCTTCAAACTGATGATGAATTTTAATATCCTTGTGCAACATATTCCAGTGATCTCCATCAAGCACCCAAACACTTGAATTCGCCTCTTTATTATTGAACCTAGCTAAACAGATCAATCCTTCTGACTCCCCAAGAGAttgattcaaaaattcaaaagaatcaCCATTCACTTCTAGTTCTTGGTCAGGCATAACGATCAACCTACATTCATTCCCACTCACAGCTAAAGTTTTGTTGTTTCGCTTTTGAAGCCAGTACAAAACACCATTATGGGTAAGTGTAACATTTATGGTCAGAAGAATCGCATTCCCAAGTAACTTCCTGAGGACACGAAACATCATAGATATTCCATTTACCCACATCAGAAGAAAAcatttcaacttcaaattcttTAGTTGGAGATTCAAACTTTGGTATAAAACGACCTTATAACTAGTAGGTTCCGAAAAACATTCATTATCACACATGAAACCAGTCACAATTTGACCATCATCATTCAGTGGAGGAGGAAGCATAACAAATTTCTGAGTGAGTGGATTACATACATAATAATTCCACGTCGTTGTGCAGAGAACTAAACCATTACTCGAGCCTATCAGGTACAAGTATATATTTCTATCTACTATTTGTTGTAAGAATCtaaaagaaaacccatgatttgaTATATATCGTGAATGTAAATCAGGAAATGCACATTGTACTATTATTGGATCATTTAATT
Proteins encoded in this window:
- the LOC113339336 gene encoding uncharacterized protein LOC113339336, whose translation is MEKSSTKKASRKYLTDDIWKLLGNAILLTINVTLTHNGVLYWLQKRNNKTLAVSGNECRLIVMPDQELEVNGDSFEFLNQSLGESEGLICLARFNNKEANSSVWVLDGDHWNMLHKDIKIHHQFEEIESQLIDDGSGVEDLIKDIAVNGFSPVDKNVVMLCSEKYAWAFNTKTRVCEQLLHPPFLPENLHSGSSLRTLEFVFKPRPTVLPPISWSDTSNFSARFQVDNSCLGLARFL